GCTGCACCTTTGAGACAACGACTGTAAAGTTTAttgccaagtaaaaaaaaaaaaaaaaaaattgttacgtTATGTTgcaacataggctcattggaaatacgtcCCTCTACATACATTCCAGACTGGGTTAATATTTCTCCTTAAAGAGAGTGCACCAACAAAGATGTACACTTACATATTTTAAGCCCCCAGTACAGTCTAAGTGGACAATGGTTTCTTTTCCTGTTCACATTTAAGTATATCAGCATTGTACTTGATTTATGAATACTAAACTGAAATGTTCTGAGATTTCAGTCAAAATGCTACTCAGCATAAGCCAATCAAGAGAGTTTTGCTTGAGAATGGGAACAGTTGAGTAAATCAAGGGACAAAGATAACTAGTTGATCAATGACCCCTGACTAATTATGTCTTTGTTTGGTTGGCAGTTGATAAAATAGGATTTGGAGCAGAAGGAGGTGGAGATCAAGGTTTGCTACACGTTGCTAAATGTTTTGAGATAACTTCACAGTCTTGTCATAGTTTCACGATTACCAGTTTATGACAGTGAGATGTAATCACATGAATGCATTATATTCAATAACAAACTGCTTAATCACAAACCAATAAATGCAACCTACAGAGcaccaaaaatataattaaagaatTTTGTTCTATCTTGATTTAATTGCTGAATTTCAGCACTTAGATTAACATTAGACAATTTAGAGTTTCTGGCTTCTAATGCTGAATTGTATCAGTGAATATtgatttactaaataaatatttgtcccAAGAATCATTGTTTAGATGCAGTTAAACATCTCGTAAAATTGATATGCTATTGCATTTCAGTGCAGAGATTTAAGTAATGTAGATTTCAGTAAAATCCGAAAAATGACTTCCAAGGTCAAATATTTTCTATGGCAGAAAAAATGTCActgaatatttacaaataattccaTTTTGTGAGACGGACAGAGAGTGTGCATTGACATATCTGTAGATATCTAAAAGGCATCTCTTATCTCTTAACCTTTGAACATATGATGTGTAAGAGGACAGGGTTCCAACTCCACATGCACTGTTTTCTGCACTATATAAGACCTTTGCCTCTGCTGTTCGTCCTCGCACATTCAGAGCAGCACCACTCAGGTAAGAGCTCAAACCAGCAGGAGAGGAGGAATGGGTCAAAGGGTATATCAAAGTAAATCTTGGTCGAACagctttataataaatgttttctgtttcagagCTTAACCATGAAATTTGTGGCTCTTGCACTGACCATCCTCTTGGCTGTGGGTAAGtaacatactgatttttttttagtaatttaaatttaCTTCATGTttaactaatcaaaaaataatgattttgttaatgctttgtttttaaatggtgACTATTTGACCACCTATTTCTTGACATAGTTTAAAGACTTCACTCTCCGCCCTTTTGGTTTCTGAAGCTTTTCCCATGTCTTCTCAGGTTCCCAGGCCCATTTCCTGCAGGCTGATGCTCCTTCTCAGCTGGAGCACTACAAGGCAGCAGCCTTGGTGTACCTGACCCAGGTCAAGGAGCAAGCTCAGAAGGCCCTTGACAATTTGGACGGAACCGACTATGAGCAATACAAGTAAGAGCCATATCTTATCATGAGGACCCCTACATTTCTCTTACTATATTCTCCTTTGCATCTTAATCTACTGTTTGTGGTTCATTTCAAGTCAAGTCtcagatatttatataatatgggggaagtcgtggcctaatggttagagagtcggactcccaatcgaagggttgtgagttcgagtctcgggccggcaggaattgtgggtggggggagtgcatgtacagcgctctctccaccttcaataccatgacttaggtgcccctgagcaaggcaccaaacccccaactgctccccgggcgccgcagcataaaatgatgcccactgctctgggtgtgtgttcacagtgtgtgtgtgtgttcactgctctgtgtgtgtgtgcacttcggatgggttaaatgcagagcacgaattctgagtatgggtcaccatacttggctgaatgtcacgtcacttttttttgggaagtcgtggcctaatggttagagagtcggactcccaatcgaagggttgtgagttcgagtctcgggccggcaggaattgtgggtggggggagtgcatgtacagttctctctccaccttcaataccatgacttaggtgcccttgaggaaggcactgaacccccaactgctcctcgggcgccgcagcttaaaatggctgcccactgctccgggtgtgtgttcacagtgtgtgtgtgtgttcactgctctgtgtgtgtgcactacggatgggttaaatgcagagcacgaattctgagtatgggtcaccatacttggctgaatgtcacgtcactttcactttcactttaatacaGATTGCTTAAAAGTAGcttcacatttaaaaaagaaaagtgttattgttattaatgcaTCATTAACTAATTTAATGTCAGCTTTAAAGGAGATCTACAGAAGAAaatggtgtcattattcagctcaatttagttcagtgttgtttcaaTACCGTTTGATAACTCTCAATGCTGCAAATTATACATAAACTTAAACAAGGTTAATTCAGCTCCACAGAATGCAACATCATTTTTCAGCTCAGGTCACTGCAACGTTGATTCAGTTCAGATTAATAACAGTGTCGACGTTGTAAAGTTGGCGTCATTAACCAGCtcaattaattttgaattttatttattagcaGTGCAGTTAAATCACTGatattactgtattaatattaattaagtatctgagcaagccaaaggcaacggcaaggaaccaaaacaccGGGGGATAGTAGtggagggaggaaaaaaaaaaaaaaacttgggagaaaatCGTCTGACTTTAATGAATAAGCATTAAGTGTGATTTATGATTCCAGACTTTCACCTGAAATGGTTTGTGTTTGAGTTTCCTAAATTTATGCTATTTTTTCTTCAGGGTGCAACTTTCAGAGAGCCTGACTAAGCTCCAAGATTATGCCCAGTCCACCTCCCAGACTCTGACTCCCTATGCTGAGACCATCTCCAACCAGTTCCTGGAGAACACCAACCAGCTGCGCGAGCGTGTCATGACTGACATCGAGGGCCTCCGTTCTAAGATGGAGCCCCACCGTGCAGAGCTGTACGGGGTGCTGCAGAAGCACTTTGACGAGTACCGTGAAAAGCTGGAGCCCTTCTTGCAGGAGTACGCCAACCTGAACCGTGAAAATGCTGATCAGCTGCGCGCCAAGCTGCAGCCCCTGTTGGAGGAGATGAGGCAGAATTTCGAGACCAACCTTGAGGAGACCAAGTCTAAACTCGTGCCGATGGGAACCCACTGTGCCTCTGTTTGGCTGCACCTTTGAGACAACGACTTTAAAGTTTAttgccaagtaaaaaaaaaaaaaaaaaattgttaccgTTATGTTgcaacataggctcattggaaatacgtcCCTCTACATACATTCCAGACTGGGTTAATATTTCTCCTTAAAGAGAGTGCACCAACAAAGATGTACACTTACATATTTTAAGCCCCCAGTACAGTCTAAGTGGACAATGGTTTCTTTTTTCCTGTTCACATTTTAAGTATATCAGCATTGTACTTGATTTATGAATATAAACTGAAATGTTCTGAGATTTCAGTCAAAATGCTACTCAGCATAAGCCAATCAAGAGAGTTTTGCTTGAGAATGGGAACAGTTGAGTAAATCAAGGGACAAAGATAACTAGTTGATCAATGACCCCTGACTAATTATGTCTTTGTTTGGTTGGCAGTTGATAAAATAGGATTTGGAGCAGAAGGAGGTGGAGATCAAGGTTTGCTACACGTTGCTAAATGTTTTGAGATAACTTCACAGTCTTGTCATAGTTTCACGATTACCAGTTTATGACAGTGAGATGTAATCACATGAATGCATTATATTCAATAACAAACTGCTTAATCACAAACCAATAAATGCAACCTACAGagcaccaaaaaataaattaaagaattttGTTCTATCTTGATTTAATTGCTGAATTTCAGCACTTAGATTAACATTAGACAATTTAGAGTTTCTGGCTTCTAATGCTGAATTGTATCAGTGAATATtgatttactaaataaatatttgtcccAAGAATCATTGTTTAGATGCAGTTAAACATCTCGTAAAATTGATATGCTATTGCATTTCAGTGCAGAGATTTAAGTAATGTAGATTTCAGTAAAATCCGAAAAATGACTTCCAAGGTCAAATATTTTCTATGGCAGAAAAAATGTCactgaatatttacaaaataattccaTTTTGTGAGACGGACAGAGAGTGTGCATTGACATATCTGTAGATATCTAAAAGGCATCTCTTATCTCTTAACCTTTGAACATCTGATGTGTAAGAGGACAGGGTTCCAACTCCACATGCACTGTTTCTGCCCTATATAAGACCTTTGCCTCTGCTGTTCGTCCTCGCACATTCAGAGCAGCACCACTCAGGTAAGAGCTCAAACCAGCAGGAGAGGAGGAATGGATCAAGGGTATATCAAAGTAAATCTTGGTCGAACagctttataataaatgttttctgtttcagagCTTAACCATGAAATTTGTGGCTCTTGCACTGACCATCCTCTTGGCTGTGGGTAAGtaacatactgatttttttttagtaatttaaatttaCTTCATGTttaactaatcaaaaaataatgattttgttaatgctttgtttttaaatggtgACTATTTGACCACCTATTTCTTGACATAGTTTAAAGACTTCACTCTCCGCCCTTTTGGTTTCTGAAGCTTTTCCCATGTCTTCTCAGGTTCCCAGGCCCATTTCCTGCAGGCTGATGCTCCTTCTCAGCTGGAGCACTACAAGGCAGCAGCCTTGGT
The sequence above is drawn from the Cyprinus carpio isolate SPL01 chromosome B5, ASM1834038v1, whole genome shotgun sequence genome and encodes:
- the LOC122137354 gene encoding apolipoprotein A-I-like, with amino-acid sequence MKFVALALTILLAVGSQAHFLQADAPSQLEHYKAAALVYLTQVKEQAQKALDNLDGTDYEQYKVQLSESLTKLQDYAQSTSQTLTPYAETISNQFLENTNQLRERVMTDIEGLRSKMEPHRAELYGVLQKHFDEYREKLEPFLQEYANLNRENADQLRAKLQPLLEEMRQNFETNLEETKSKLVPMGTHCASVWLHL